A portion of the Kiritimatiellia bacterium genome contains these proteins:
- a CDS encoding S8 family serine peptidase — MNLGHRQWSCPAGCAERAVRRAGLAVWVAAVGLPAAEVSLRGDRLSIRAEDEPLSAVLGELARLGVRVWMDPAADRRVHVALPDREVDAALRAVIAPLDSMVSWSVVPGPAGGFRQLSEIRVFAPGRADRARPIEPPPRRLELSRGADGRGPLHVDREVLVSVRAGTSPSEFLRFLSVWDASLVGWAPGGVYRLRLPRGADALAVADRMRADPIVRAAEANYAIRLPPPSMPGGSAAAAAGAPAVGAVSAVGSVAVLDTGLSLPPGWTIALAGAWDAVRPGEPVQDPVGHGTQMALVASGAVAPDMAAPVGATPVLAIRTFDDEGVTSNFDLLRAIAFASESGASVISMSWGTETPSEFLRTAVAEAQGRGLLVVAAAGNEPVGRPYYPAGYPGVIAVAAAMPDGRPWEKSNHGDFVVVAAPATAQFPIGYEGPAGRYAGTSTATAYTAAVLAQWLARNPGATPAQASEALTRALSDAGEPGRDPHYGYGLLDAAAVSRLFATPPR, encoded by the coding sequence ATGAACCTAGGGCATCGTCAGTGGTCGTGCCCGGCCGGTTGCGCGGAACGCGCGGTGCGGCGCGCCGGGCTTGCGGTGTGGGTGGCGGCCGTGGGGCTGCCGGCGGCGGAGGTTTCGCTACGCGGGGACCGGCTGTCGATTCGCGCGGAGGATGAGCCGCTGTCGGCGGTGCTCGGTGAACTGGCGCGGCTGGGGGTGCGGGTGTGGATGGACCCGGCCGCGGACCGCCGCGTTCACGTGGCGCTGCCAGATCGGGAGGTGGACGCGGCGCTGCGGGCGGTGATCGCGCCGCTGGACTCGATGGTGTCCTGGAGCGTGGTGCCCGGCCCTGCGGGGGGCTTCCGGCAGCTCTCCGAGATCCGTGTGTTTGCGCCGGGTCGGGCGGACCGCGCGCGCCCAATCGAACCGCCCCCCCGTCGGCTGGAGCTCTCCCGCGGCGCGGACGGTCGGGGCCCGTTGCACGTGGACCGTGAGGTACTGGTCAGCGTGCGGGCCGGGACATCGCCCTCGGAGTTCCTGAGATTTCTCAGCGTGTGGGATGCGTCGCTGGTTGGCTGGGCGCCGGGCGGAGTGTATCGGTTGCGGCTCCCGCGGGGTGCGGATGCGCTGGCCGTCGCGGATCGCATGCGGGCCGATCCGATTGTGCGGGCAGCGGAGGCGAACTACGCGATTCGTCTACCGCCGCCGTCGATGCCCGGGGGTTCCGCCGCGGCGGCGGCGGGCGCACCTGCCGTGGGTGCGGTCTCCGCGGTGGGCAGCGTCGCGGTGCTCGATACCGGTCTTTCCCTGCCGCCCGGTTGGACCATTGCGCTGGCCGGTGCATGGGATGCGGTGCGGCCGGGCGAGCCCGTCCAGGATCCGGTCGGGCACGGGACTCAGATGGCTCTGGTGGCCTCTGGCGCGGTGGCACCGGATATGGCCGCGCCGGTGGGGGCGACACCGGTGCTCGCGATTCGAACGTTCGACGACGAGGGCGTCACCTCGAACTTCGACCTGCTGCGCGCGATCGCGTTCGCGTCGGAGAGCGGTGCGTCGGTGATCAGCATGAGCTGGGGCACGGAAACGCCGAGTGAGTTTCTGCGGACGGCGGTCGCGGAGGCGCAGGGCCGGGGGCTGCTGGTCGTCGCGGCGGCCGGCAACGAGCCGGTCGGTCGGCCCTATTATCCGGCGGGGTATCCCGGCGTGATTGCGGTGGCCGCCGCGATGCCGGACGGGCGGCCGTGGGAAAAGTCGAATCACGGGGATTTTGTCGTGGTTGCGGCGCCGGCGACCGCGCAGTTTCCCATCGGCTACGAAGGGCCGGCCGGTCGCTATGCGGGCACCTCCACCGCCACCGCCTACACCGCCGCTGTGCTGGCCCAGTGGCTGGCGCGAAACCCCGGCGCGACGCCGGCGCAGGCCTCCGAAGCGTTGACGCGCGCGCTCAGCGACGCGGGGGAACCCGGCCGCGACCCGCACTACGGTTACGGGCTGCTGGACGCGGCCGCGGTGTCGCGGTTGTTCGCGACGCCTCCGCGCTGA
- a CDS encoding MBOAT family protein has product MVFSSPIFLFVFLPVLLAVYFAAPRAARNTVLLLASLLFYAWGEGPYSMVMVASITMNYAFGRAIGGREGRERRRWTAAAVAANLALLGWFKYANLVAATLAPSLVAAGRWTPVHLPIGISFFTFQALSYVLDVAAGRTRPERNPARLALFISLFPQLIAGPIVRWLDLSPSLERRRETIAAVASGIRRFTVGLGKKVLIANVLAEPADAAFGAISAGTLSAGAAWWGLACYAGQIYFDFSGYSDMAIGLGRMFGFEFPENFRHPYAASSMTDFWRRWHITLSTWFRDYLYIPLGGNRGGGLRTARNLAIVFVLCGLWHGAAWTYVVWGLWHGALLALERPLRDRRAPPWTAPLRHLYVLLAVGVGWVLFRSADFTVALAYLRAMAGLSAAGMNVQDLGMATPPVVAALLAAVIGSVRWRIPRSVGLTRAWLAVPACLVVWLLCWVRLAAGTHNPFIYFRF; this is encoded by the coding sequence ATGGTCTTCAGCTCGCCGATCTTCTTGTTTGTGTTTCTTCCGGTATTGCTCGCGGTGTACTTCGCGGCGCCCCGGGCGGCGCGCAACACGGTGCTGTTGCTGGCGAGTCTGTTGTTCTACGCGTGGGGGGAAGGTCCCTACAGCATGGTGATGGTCGCGTCGATCACCATGAACTACGCCTTCGGGCGCGCGATCGGCGGGCGGGAGGGACGCGAGCGCCGGCGCTGGACCGCGGCGGCGGTCGCCGCCAATCTGGCGCTGCTCGGATGGTTCAAATATGCGAACCTCGTGGCCGCCACGCTCGCACCCTCCCTTGTGGCGGCGGGGCGCTGGACACCGGTGCATCTACCGATCGGCATTTCTTTTTTCACGTTCCAGGCCCTGTCCTACGTGCTCGATGTCGCCGCTGGCCGCACGCGGCCGGAGCGCAATCCCGCGCGGCTTGCGCTGTTCATCTCGCTGTTCCCGCAGCTGATCGCCGGTCCGATTGTCCGCTGGCTGGATCTGTCGCCCTCGCTGGAGCGTCGCCGGGAGACCATCGCGGCGGTCGCATCGGGCATTCGACGGTTCACAGTGGGGCTGGGCAAGAAGGTGCTGATTGCGAACGTGCTGGCCGAACCGGCCGACGCCGCGTTCGGTGCGATCTCCGCCGGCACGCTCTCCGCCGGCGCCGCGTGGTGGGGCCTGGCGTGCTATGCCGGCCAGATCTATTTCGATTTTTCTGGCTATTCCGATATGGCGATCGGCCTGGGCCGGATGTTCGGGTTTGAGTTTCCGGAGAACTTCCGCCACCCGTACGCGGCGAGCTCGATGACGGACTTCTGGCGCCGCTGGCATATCACGTTGTCCACGTGGTTCCGCGACTATCTCTACATTCCGCTGGGCGGCAATCGCGGCGGGGGGCTGCGCACCGCGCGGAATCTCGCGATCGTGTTTGTGCTCTGCGGGCTCTGGCACGGGGCCGCATGGACGTATGTGGTGTGGGGGCTGTGGCACGGCGCGCTGCTGGCGCTGGAGCGGCCGCTGCGCGACCGGCGGGCGCCGCCGTGGACGGCACCGCTGCGCCACCTGTATGTGTTGCTGGCAGTGGGGGTGGGCTGGGTCCTTTTCCGCAGTGCGGACTTCACCGTGGCGCTGGCGTACCTGCGGGCCATGGCGGGACTCTCCGCCGCCGGCATGAACGTGCAGGACCTCGGGATGGCCACACCGCCGGTCGTTGCGGCGCTTCTCGCCGCGGTGATCGGCTCGGTGCGCTGGCGCATTCCGCGCAGTGTTGGCCTCACGCGCGCCTGGCTGGCGGTGCCGGCCTGCCTGGTCGTGTGGCTGCTTTGCTGGGTGCGGCTGGCCGCCGGCACCCACAACCCGTTCATTTATTTCCGGTTTTGA
- the purH gene encoding bifunctional phosphoribosylaminoimidazolecarboxamide formyltransferase/IMP cyclohydrolase encodes MTAIRRALISVSDKTGLVDFARALTEFGVEILSTGGTAAALRAAQVAVRDVADFTGFPEMLDGRVKTLHPRVHAGILHRRDLPAHLEAMRAHGLEPIDLVVVNLYPFERVTASAGAEWETAIENIDIGGPAMVRSAAKNMDAVTVVTDPADYPRVIDCMRANGGATTLELRRELGLKAFARTAQYDAAIASWLRGRVGGVAAPLVLVGGPGAPLRYGENPHQAAWLHPDPATPGPAIARARQLHGREMSFNNFLDGDAAVETIREFGDAPAAVVIKHNNPCGCATADTLAAAIEAAWEGDPVSAFGSVIAVSRPMDLAAAERLKGRFVEALIAPAFEPEALEFLRRKSRDLRLLELDAPLAPPSPAPRVRQIGGGWLVQEGDAGVVQHWVVPTSTPFPESKRALAEFGIRVAKRIRSNAIAIVREHAPGRFALLGMGAGQPNRVDALARLAVPRAVENLRRLHAVAGYGENQPEFIQRSIAECVLVSDAFFPFPDSIEQAAAAGIKLIVQPGGSVRDEEVVAACDRFGIAMVFTGMRHFLH; translated from the coding sequence ATGACGGCGATTCGGCGGGCGTTGATCAGTGTGTCGGACAAGACCGGTCTGGTAGACTTCGCGAGGGCGCTGACGGAGTTTGGGGTGGAGATCCTCTCCACCGGCGGCACCGCCGCCGCGCTGCGGGCCGCACAGGTTGCGGTGCGCGACGTTGCGGACTTCACCGGTTTTCCGGAGATGCTCGACGGCCGGGTGAAAACGCTGCACCCGCGCGTGCACGCAGGGATTCTGCACCGCCGCGATCTGCCCGCACACCTGGAGGCGATGCGCGCCCACGGGTTGGAGCCAATCGATCTGGTCGTCGTGAACCTGTACCCGTTCGAACGGGTCACCGCGTCGGCCGGGGCGGAGTGGGAGACCGCGATCGAGAACATTGACATTGGTGGGCCCGCAATGGTGCGGTCGGCCGCCAAGAACATGGACGCGGTGACGGTGGTCACCGACCCGGCCGACTACCCGCGGGTGATTGACTGCATGCGGGCGAACGGTGGGGCGACCACGTTGGAACTGCGGCGGGAGCTGGGTCTGAAGGCGTTTGCGCGCACCGCGCAATACGATGCGGCGATCGCCAGCTGGTTGCGCGGTCGGGTGGGAGGGGTGGCCGCGCCGCTGGTGCTGGTGGGCGGACCCGGTGCGCCGCTGCGGTACGGAGAGAATCCCCATCAGGCAGCCTGGCTTCACCCGGACCCCGCCACCCCAGGGCCGGCGATTGCGCGCGCGCGGCAGCTTCACGGTCGGGAGATGTCGTTCAACAATTTTCTCGACGGTGACGCGGCGGTTGAGACGATCCGTGAGTTCGGCGACGCGCCGGCCGCAGTCGTGATCAAACACAACAACCCGTGCGGCTGTGCGACCGCGGACACGCTCGCCGCTGCGATCGAGGCGGCGTGGGAGGGGGATCCGGTGTCGGCATTCGGCAGCGTGATCGCGGTGAGCCGGCCGATGGATCTGGCCGCCGCGGAACGGCTGAAGGGCCGGTTTGTTGAGGCGCTCATTGCGCCGGCGTTCGAGCCAGAGGCGCTCGAGTTTTTACGCCGCAAGAGCCGCGACCTGCGGTTGCTCGAGCTCGACGCACCGCTGGCCCCTCCCTCGCCGGCGCCGCGGGTACGGCAGATCGGCGGCGGCTGGCTGGTGCAGGAGGGCGACGCGGGCGTCGTGCAGCACTGGGTGGTGCCGACGAGCACGCCGTTCCCAGAATCGAAGCGAGCGCTGGCAGAGTTCGGGATCCGGGTGGCGAAGCGCATTCGCTCCAACGCGATTGCGATCGTGCGCGAGCACGCCCCAGGCCGCTTCGCGCTGCTGGGGATGGGGGCGGGGCAGCCGAACCGCGTCGATGCGCTCGCCCGGCTGGCGGTGCCGCGCGCGGTGGAGAACCTCCGGCGTCTGCACGCGGTGGCCGGCTATGGCGAGAACCAGCCCGAGTTCATCCAGCGTTCGATCGCGGAGTGCGTGCTCGTGTCGGACGCATTTTTCCCATTCCCGGACAGCATTGAGCAGGCCGCAGCCGCCGGCATCAAGTTGATCGTGCAGCCGGGCGGTTCGGTGCGGGACGAGGAGGTTGTCGCCGCCTGCGACCGGTTCGGCATCGCGATGGTGTTCACCGGCATGCGACATTTCCTCCACTGA
- the purM gene encoding phosphoribosylformylglycinamidine cyclo-ligase produces the protein MKAKKSAYAAAGVDIDRKMAALRRATRAIEATFTRGVVGRLGSFGGVFRSPGREMLLVASTDGVGTKLKVAVMTGRHDTVGEDLVNHCVNDILVQGAEPLFFLDYIGAGQLDPSVLAQVIEGLCRACRQNGCALIGGETAEMPGLYPQGEYDLVGTIVGAVPRRELITGREIRAGDVLVGLSSSGLHTNGYSLARRIIFEQARLTPADLLPGDGRTVADALLAVHRSYLQPVRALRCAVRVRGLAHITGGGFPDNLPRILPAGLAAVVDRRAWMPPPLFAFLQQAGGVDRDEMYRVFNMGIGMVAVVRPKDLDDALRALRRAGERAMPIGEVRPRRDRAVELAG, from the coding sequence ATGAAAGCGAAAAAGTCGGCCTACGCGGCGGCGGGGGTGGACATTGACCGAAAGATGGCGGCGCTGCGCCGGGCGACGCGCGCGATCGAGGCGACGTTCACTCGTGGTGTCGTCGGGCGACTCGGCTCGTTTGGAGGAGTGTTTCGGTCGCCCGGGCGAGAGATGCTGCTGGTGGCCAGCACCGACGGCGTCGGCACCAAGCTCAAGGTCGCCGTGATGACCGGACGCCATGACACGGTGGGCGAAGACCTGGTGAACCACTGTGTGAATGACATCCTCGTGCAGGGTGCCGAACCGCTGTTTTTTCTGGACTACATCGGCGCCGGCCAACTGGATCCCTCCGTGCTCGCACAAGTGATCGAGGGGCTGTGCCGAGCTTGCCGGCAGAACGGCTGTGCACTCATTGGGGGGGAGACGGCGGAGATGCCGGGGCTGTATCCGCAGGGAGAGTACGATCTGGTCGGCACGATCGTGGGCGCCGTCCCGCGCCGCGAGCTCATTACGGGGCGGGAGATCCGGGCCGGCGATGTGCTGGTCGGGCTTTCGTCGAGCGGCCTGCACACCAACGGCTACTCGCTGGCGCGGCGGATCATCTTCGAACAGGCGCGGCTCACACCCGCCGACCTGCTGCCGGGAGACGGCCGCACCGTCGCGGACGCGTTGCTGGCGGTGCACCGCAGCTATTTGCAGCCGGTGCGTGCGCTGCGGTGCGCGGTACGTGTGCGGGGCCTTGCGCATATCACCGGCGGCGGATTCCCGGACAATCTGCCGCGCATTTTGCCCGCGGGGTTGGCCGCGGTCGTGGACCGGCGCGCCTGGATGCCGCCGCCGTTGTTTGCGTTCCTGCAGCAGGCCGGCGGCGTCGATCGTGACGAGATGTACCGCGTGTTCAACATGGGGATCGGCATGGTGGCGGTGGTGCGGCCGAAGGATCTGGACGACGCGCTGCGGGCGTTGCGCCGCGCGGGTGAACGGGCGATGCCGATCGGCGAGGTGCGGCCGCGGCGCGATCGCGCGGTCGAGCTGGCGGGATGA